The Sabethes cyaneus chromosome 3, idSabCyanKW18_F2, whole genome shotgun sequence DNA window GGCTAGATGAGTCAAGTAAGATCGTTCACTAGCtccgcaattgttctgtactctaacagcgggttgcgaagtctgtcgataaagaagggccaagtcttaGAAACACGCTTAAGTCTTGCTACGATAATGAATTGAAGGGGTCCAAACTGATCTAGAAGAATCCAACTGGGATTGTCATACTTAACTCATTGCCCAGATTGTTGcataataatttaaaattacttATTTGCTGATTAAATTCAATCGAATGCAGGTTTCTGTCATGTCAGGATAGGATAGTGTCATGTCAGCTTGCCAGAATGTAGACAAAAGTTTATAGCGTCTCTTCATTTTTTCCTCACAGGTATGCTGTGGTGGCCTATCAGCAGGTGGTAATAGCGGTGGTGGAAAGGCCACCCTGTTGAAACCACCACAATGCGGTCGTGATCTCTCGAACCGCATCGTTGGTGGACAGGCTACTGATCTGGATGAATTCCCTTGGACGGCGGTGATACAGTATCGCAAACCCGACGGAAGATATGGATTCCACTGTGGTGGCTCGTTGATCAGTTCCCGCTATATCGTCACGGCGGGACATTGTATTAATGCTATCCCTCGCGGTTGGCAGGTGTAAGTTTGGAAACACTTTGATGATTTAGCTTAGAATTAACGAACATGTATTTTAGGGTTGGAGTTCGACTTGGTGAATACAACCTATCGAATGATGGACCGGACTGCAAGGACAACGTGTGCGCCGACATTCCCGTCGATGTTGGTGTTGAAAAGATCGTCGTACATGAGAATTACAATCCTCAAGTTAAGAGCCAGTATAACGATATTGCATTAATCAGATTTGACCGCGATGTATCGTTCTCCATttatattcaaccgatttgttTACCGGTCGATGAACCAGAACGATCTCGTAACAACGTAGGAACGAAAGCTTTTGCTGCCGGATGGGGACGAACTGAAACCGGTAAGAAATATGTTCTTATGCCTATTTGCCATTCAATAACGTTCCATCATTCTTTTCAGCAAGCGCCAGCGACGTTAAGCTAAAGGTAGAATTAGACATCACTGATATGAACCGTTGTTCCGCCGTCTACAGACCTTCCGGTTTGACTTTGCGGGACACGCAGCTGTGTGCCGGCGGCAAAAAAGGTGAAGATACCTGCAGTGGCGATTCCGGTGGTCCCCTAATGAAGCGCATCAAGTCCAATTACTTCTTGTTCGGAATCGTAAGCTTTGGACCAAACAAATGCGGAACCAAGGACGTGCCCGGTGTATACACGAACGTGGCCAAATACGTCGACTGGGTTGAGAATAATCTGGAGTAGTACTATCTTGATGGGAATAGTAACTGCAAAATGGAACCGCGCGGGGAGATTTCAGTCGAGATTATAATATATGAGGACTAATTCACTAGTTGTTCAATTTGTTATTcttctaatattggaacttcctATATTgttcattggcgtagctagagggggtgcctggggtaccaggccccctccagaattctgcaggccccctccagaaatttttctcattggaattggaaaccgggaaaaaactcagtgtatatgttcccgctgtgtagatattttccTTTTCACTAGACAtcgcaaaagcgtagttgtcgtcgttATCAGTAGCTTAGTAGCCTCCCCGACTCATActgtttcaagcgttcgtctccattcaactacatcttgggccactcgtcgcaaattttccagtcacagaagtcgcaaatcactttcgacctggtcgacccgtcttgcacgttgagcctccctgttcctgatgccggtgcagttgtttcttttcggatttaaattgacttttctcGGTGAAACCATTAAATTACAACTTATCGTTAACGTCTCAGCTTACTCTATTCAGCCATCCTCAGaactaatttatttaaaaaaaagtacaatTAACAATCTTGgcataaaattcaaattacaaaATTCACTTACAAACAAgttataaacattcaaattcaAACTCAAAACTTTTTGCGAAGGGctaaggaagcctaatttcccacttaaatgcgcaactagatccccttactatagtgttgttgtccgtgtgcaccagcaatcccaaatacacgaacccatctgccacttctagttcgtcaccatCAATagttaccgtccgcgagaggtacgcgtttgtttcctttgagtatttggtcttggccgcatttatgTTCAGAACACTCGTCCTAAATTccgatttcgtcggatcaccccttcaagtgcgatgttgaatagcatgtaaaataagccgtcaccttgtcccaactttcgccgcgtctcaaagtaactctaaagtatccccgagatgctcacgaaacacaacactctctccaatgtagctATA harbors:
- the LOC128741407 gene encoding CLIP domain-containing serine protease B4-like, translated to MYNFAGLFGLGLILVGLFSEGLAQGQNEPCFNPIGQPGLCVFLRECQPLLDIYTKPLITPDESSFVQSSRCGSAAGKPLVCCGGLSAGGNSGGGKATLLKPPQCGRDLSNRIVGGQATDLDEFPWTAVIQYRKPDGRYGFHCGGSLISSRYIVTAGHCINAIPRGWQVVGVRLGEYNLSNDGPDCKDNVCADIPVDVGVEKIVVHENYNPQVKSQYNDIALIRFDRDVSFSIYIQPICLPVDEPERSRNNVGTKAFAAGWGRTETASASDVKLKVELDITDMNRCSAVYRPSGLTLRDTQLCAGGKKGEDTCSGDSGGPLMKRIKSNYFLFGIVSFGPNKCGTKDVPGVYTNVAKYVDWVENNLE